Within Rothia sp. ZJ932, the genomic segment GTGCTCGTTGCCGTCGGCGGCATGATGATGACCCGTGAGTGGCTGCGTCTTTCGCAGAAAATGCCGCTGTGGGACGCCGGGAGTAAAAAATGGACGTGGGCGGCAATTATCGCCTGGTCAACCCCGCAACTCTTTGCCTTTCCGCTTTTTAGCCGCGACATGTTCTCCTATTTTGCCCAGGGGCGCGTCATGCAATCGGGGCTCAACCCATACGAATACGGCGTTAGCTCAGTCAATAACTTCTTTCAATACGGCGCCGACCCCATGTGGGCTGAATCCCCACCACCCTACGGTCCGGTGTTCTTATGGATTGAACAGACCGTGGCAACCATCGTCGGGCAAAACGTTGATGCTGGAATCTACTTCTTTAGATTCATCGCAGTTTTAGGGTGCCTACTCATTGCCTACTACACCCCAAAACTAGCGCAACTTCACGATATCAACCCCACCCGTACCCTGTGGCTCGTTGTCGCCAACCCACTCTTTATCGCCCAGTTCATCACAGCAGGTCACAATGATGCCCTGATGACCGGCCTCATGGTGGCAGGCGCCTACCATGCAGCCCGCTGGCGCAACTGGAAAGGTGGTCTTACCGGCACCGTGCTGGTGACCCTCGCCGTTGCCATCAAGCCCCTCGCCCTCGTCCTGCTGCCCTTCATCGGTCTTTTATGGGCAGGACGCGCCGCCTCCTGGCCACGTAAGTTCAGCTACTGGGCACTCGTAGGCACTATCTTTCTGGCGCTCATGGCATTCATGGGCTGGCTCAATGGTCTTGGATTCGGTTGGATCGGTGCCCTCTCCACTACCGGCGGCCAGCACATCTGGTACGCACCCAGCGGTGGTCTCGGCATCTTCGTAGGGGACCTCGCGCACAACCTCACCGGCATAGACAATGCAACCGTCCGCGACGGCATCGGCAGCATCGGCAAACTCATTGGCATGTTCCTGGCCGTCATGATCATGTTCCGCGGCAAAGACGAAGACCTACTGCGCAGGGCAGGCTTCGCGCTCGCCTGCGTAGTAGCATTCAGCCCCATGGTGCAATCCTGGTACCTGCTGTGGTTCATTCCGTTCCTCGCAGCATCGGGCATCCGCACCGGCCACCAGCTGGACTTCTACTTTCTGACCACCCTGTTCTTCATGATTTACGCAATCGTTGACCAGCTCTCAGTTTCACCCTACCTCGACACTTTTGACATCAACATGGCGCGACTGATTGCAGGCGTCACCACCCTCGCCTACTCCGCTTACTTACTCTTCGTTGACCCCGCAACACGAAGAGTGCTCAGAAGCAAACGCAGGCAATCGGTCTTTGATCTGATCATCTAGCAGTGCCGAGAAGCAACAGAAGCGAAAAACCCGTTGTCTATAGCCATAAAAATGGCTATAGACAACGGGTTTTGATTCTCCCAAAATTTTTTCAAAAAGATGACATGACTACTTTTTAGGCTCTGACTGGGCACAAGAAAAACTATTTACCCTAGTCAGAGCCTGTATTGCGTGCCCCAGGAGGGAGTCGAACCCCCGACCAAGAGATTAGAAGGCTCCTGCTCTATCCACTGAGCTACTGAGGCAGGCGGTGCTTGCAAAAAGCACCACTTGCTTATAATACAGATTTTTTGCTGACTTTTCCTCTTAGGCAATTAGGGAGAGTGAGCGTGCGATTTAACCGCCGATGATTTCAGCATCCGAGGGGTTGCCTTCTTCACCAGCTTCGTACCCGTTGCTGGTATTTTGACCTGTGCGTACGTTGCTTTCCTCTGCGGGGGAGAGCTTCGCATCTGCACCACCGGACGCTGCTCCCGAATCATAGTTCGCGGGGTCGAAGGGGTCGTACCCGTTTGCCCATGCCCCCAAATCTTGTGCGTCGCATTCACTAATGACAGCTACCCACGCCTCTTCGGTGTATTCCATTGAGCTATCCCATACATCGGCGGTGCAGGTGCCACCACCATCACGGTACTGTTGAAAAATTGATGGGGCATGAAGTTCAGAAGCAAGAGGAACAGCGATGCTTTCGCCCTCTGTGCTCTGACCCGTTTCACTAAGAGGTGCGGTGGTTGGCAGTGTGTGGTTGTCATCAATACCACCCAGAGCGGTCTGTTGAGGCAAAGGAATCATTGTTTCGCTCTCACCATGCGTCACC encodes:
- the mptB gene encoding polyprenol phosphomannose-dependent alpha 1,6 mannosyltransferase MptB — encoded protein: MLSQRTTAPREPRITRFNRVQLNYVTGSPTRTIIFGTIGSLLMMFGSFGVGWLAAASPLNTVGWIANIRYNVPGLVTSVVLVAVGGMMMTREWLRLSQKMPLWDAGSKKWTWAAIIAWSTPQLFAFPLFSRDMFSYFAQGRVMQSGLNPYEYGVSSVNNFFQYGADPMWAESPPPYGPVFLWIEQTVATIVGQNVDAGIYFFRFIAVLGCLLIAYYTPKLAQLHDINPTRTLWLVVANPLFIAQFITAGHNDALMTGLMVAGAYHAARWRNWKGGLTGTVLVTLAVAIKPLALVLLPFIGLLWAGRAASWPRKFSYWALVGTIFLALMAFMGWLNGLGFGWIGALSTTGGQHIWYAPSGGLGIFVGDLAHNLTGIDNATVRDGIGSIGKLIGMFLAVMIMFRGKDEDLLRRAGFALACVVAFSPMVQSWYLLWFIPFLAASGIRTGHQLDFYFLTTLFFMIYAIVDQLSVSPYLDTFDINMARLIAGVTTLAYSAYLLFVDPATRRVLRSKRRQSVFDLII